The Novipirellula caenicola genome includes a region encoding these proteins:
- a CDS encoding cytochrome P450 translates to MPKLTRFLSDALPVFWHAARLPKQLFAINPFDGDCLPSRVRLFHPGSDRPSLPFPHRWNFHDPIRILETYFHAADDEPGPGRHNRYLDVPGFAPVLVTRDPGIIRAIATATGDRPGQFDRDTMPSIGIARATGKDTLLFANGAEWKKQRKIAACPFGKTTLYQPEQFGEFAETFRTTVQQRIEVLREHLASHDQESIDIRLEPEIKVVMLEMLTNNFFGAEISYDELCNRYVPALERVIDHIVSDTVRNKLGIPWRKLPGVTKRIAQAKQDDAAFEELTQCVLAPRSENKALWKQFKSDAPDAKLISNLKVFLAGALEATTSYATWAISHLARNPAAQEKVFQEVKEIDVYTPETLASATYLRDVLNETLRLTPSLYFLPRRATADTWVNTADGRTLFIPNGTHILLDVWHANRHEDHWGVQASGYRANEFAPERWQHLAASGCATKDILHFGFGHGPRVCPGKHLGELEVSLVVGAFVKTFQFQANNDVTPVRAGVSTKPADGTRVQMSLR, encoded by the coding sequence ATGCCGAAACTCACTCGATTCCTATCCGATGCACTCCCAGTTTTCTGGCATGCGGCTCGACTGCCAAAGCAGTTGTTCGCCATCAATCCTTTTGACGGCGATTGCCTGCCATCTCGGGTGCGTCTATTTCATCCTGGATCCGATCGACCATCGCTGCCGTTTCCGCATCGCTGGAATTTCCATGATCCCATCCGCATCCTGGAAACCTACTTTCATGCCGCCGATGACGAACCAGGCCCAGGACGACACAACCGCTACTTAGACGTTCCCGGCTTCGCTCCGGTGTTGGTCACCCGTGACCCCGGAATCATTCGGGCGATCGCGACGGCGACGGGGGATCGCCCTGGGCAATTCGATCGCGATACGATGCCATCGATCGGAATCGCGCGAGCGACCGGCAAAGATACGCTGCTGTTTGCCAATGGCGCCGAGTGGAAAAAGCAACGCAAGATTGCCGCGTGCCCATTTGGCAAGACCACCTTGTATCAACCCGAACAATTTGGCGAGTTTGCCGAGACGTTTCGGACGACAGTCCAGCAGCGAATCGAGGTGCTGCGAGAGCACCTCGCCAGCCATGATCAGGAATCAATCGACATCCGGTTGGAACCCGAGATCAAGGTCGTGATGTTGGAGATGTTGACCAATAACTTTTTTGGCGCCGAAATCTCCTATGACGAGCTATGCAATCGCTACGTGCCGGCGCTGGAACGGGTGATCGACCATATCGTCAGCGACACGGTTCGCAACAAATTGGGAATCCCGTGGCGGAAGTTGCCGGGGGTGACAAAGCGAATCGCCCAGGCGAAGCAGGATGACGCGGCGTTTGAAGAGTTGACCCAATGCGTTCTAGCCCCACGCTCCGAGAACAAGGCCTTGTGGAAACAATTCAAGTCCGATGCCCCCGACGCCAAGCTCATCAGCAACTTGAAAGTCTTTTTAGCCGGGGCTCTCGAAGCGACCACGTCGTATGCAACGTGGGCGATCTCACATCTGGCCCGCAACCCAGCGGCACAAGAGAAAGTGTTCCAGGAAGTGAAGGAGATTGATGTCTATACGCCTGAGACGTTGGCCAGTGCCACCTACCTTCGCGACGTGCTGAATGAGACGTTGCGACTGACTCCCTCGCTGTACTTCTTGCCTCGCCGCGCCACCGCTGACACCTGGGTGAACACCGCCGATGGACGAACCCTCTTTATTCCCAACGGCACGCACATCCTGTTAGATGTGTGGCATGCGAATCGACACGAAGACCACTGGGGTGTTCAAGCGAGCGGATATCGAGCGAACGAATTCGCCCCTGAACGGTGGCAGCACCTAGCCGCATCGGGCTGTGCGACCAAAGACATCCTGCACTTTGGTTTCGGCCACGGCCCAAGAGTCTGTCCAGGAAAACATCTCGGCGAACTGGAAGTTTCTCTCGTCGTCGGTGCGTTTGTGAAAACGTTTCAGTTCCAGGCGAACAACGACGTGACCCCCGTCCGTGCCGGCGTCTCGACCAAACCCGCCGACGGAACGCGGGTGCAAATGTCGCTGCGGTGA
- a CDS encoding NYN domain-containing protein → MSLLLLVDGYNVIGPVAAPGRVGFTRGSSHQHRWLEAERKRLIARLCDHLPEFVRNRTCVVFDARCPPENAISRYEVSGIDIRFAVDDPEADDLIERLISEHSAPKQLAVVSSDHRLQDAAKRRGATPFDADAWLDDLLEDHPHLAIEISDGAGQGGSHSRSGKPKGKVSSDEVEHWMREFGFEE, encoded by the coding sequence ATGTCACTTTTACTGCTGGTGGATGGTTACAACGTCATTGGGCCCGTTGCGGCGCCGGGACGTGTTGGCTTTACGCGCGGCAGCTCGCATCAACACCGCTGGCTCGAAGCCGAACGCAAACGGCTCATCGCTCGACTGTGCGATCATTTGCCCGAATTTGTCCGCAATCGCACCTGCGTCGTATTTGACGCTCGCTGTCCACCGGAAAATGCCATCAGCCGGTATGAGGTCTCTGGCATCGACATCCGCTTTGCCGTCGATGACCCCGAAGCCGACGATTTGATCGAGCGGCTGATCAGCGAACATTCCGCTCCCAAACAACTTGCGGTGGTGTCGTCAGACCATCGGCTGCAAGACGCAGCCAAGCGCCGCGGGGCGACGCCATTTGATGCCGACGCCTGGCTGGACGATCTGCTCGAGGATCACCCACACTTGGCGATCGAGATTTCCGATGGGGCAGGGCAGGGCGGCAGTCATAGCCGCAGTGGCAAACCCAAAGGCAAAGTATCAAGCGACGAAGTCGAGCACTGGATGCGCGAATTCGGCTTCGAGGAGTAA
- a CDS encoding FHA domain-containing protein, which yields MIAQLILATGSHAGITASIQLGYYMIGRHGECQIRPKSRSVSRRHCILHHTETQLLALDLDSSSGTCINGEKIVPNRWIELNDGDQLRCGKVVFDVCIKTRTHANVESVEQDEFVPAIADAADAEPDSSQPWPAESMLQGEAWQECDVADMLYSADDSDREQRYKAIRAISELKSDDSSLNAGNVTELGNLSEGDTLTDEPSTTADTLDHADDESTSEPSSSESTSAAPKLEKTKKVKADSSRSHNRKPKKSRPPLRLPSISLPSDFESLKLVGAILISIAVIGLFSYSVYRFQSGPPVKIVKGIE from the coding sequence ATGATCGCTCAACTGATTCTCGCAACGGGAAGTCATGCTGGCATCACCGCCTCGATCCAACTCGGATACTACATGATCGGACGACATGGCGAATGTCAAATTCGCCCCAAGAGCCGGTCGGTCAGCCGACGCCACTGCATCCTTCACCATACCGAGACACAGCTATTGGCGCTGGACCTCGATAGCAGCAGCGGCACCTGCATCAACGGGGAAAAGATTGTCCCAAACCGCTGGATCGAATTGAACGACGGGGACCAACTGCGATGCGGTAAAGTCGTATTTGATGTCTGCATCAAAACCAGAACCCACGCCAACGTGGAATCAGTGGAACAAGACGAATTTGTCCCAGCGATCGCCGACGCCGCTGATGCCGAACCAGACTCATCCCAGCCATGGCCCGCCGAATCGATGTTGCAAGGCGAGGCATGGCAGGAATGCGATGTTGCCGACATGCTCTATTCGGCTGACGACTCGGATCGCGAACAACGCTACAAAGCAATCCGAGCGATCTCGGAATTGAAGTCGGATGACTCGTCCCTCAACGCCGGTAACGTGACTGAACTCGGCAATTTGAGCGAAGGCGACACGTTGACGGACGAACCATCGACAACCGCCGACACGCTCGATCACGCCGACGACGAGTCTACGTCCGAACCCAGTTCGAGCGAATCGACGTCCGCTGCACCCAAATTAGAGAAAACGAAAAAGGTCAAAGCAGATTCATCGCGATCGCACAATCGGAAACCCAAGAAATCACGACCACCGCTGCGGTTGCCATCGATTTCGCTGCCCAGTGACTTCGAGTCATTAAAATTGGTTGGGGCGATCCTGATTTCGATCGCGGTGATCGGGCTGTTTTCCTATTCGGTTTATCGCTTCCAATCCGGCCCGCCGGTGAAAATTGTCAAAGGGATTGAATAG
- a CDS encoding serine/threonine-protein kinase, translating to MTAPSQPILDEPTRSFVQRCLSAGLVDINDIKKVVVSLQADDPAITAKRLAEGLIGAGLLTHWQANKLLAGKSKGFYLGSYRLLRPLGKGGMGVVYLGEHHVMKRLMALKIMPPESVADKRRADRFREEARASAQLDHPNIVRAYDFAEAGGKLYIVMEYIDGIDLQHAVRRDGVMSVPLALDAIRQATCGLAHAHDRGVIHRDIKPSNLMLRSDGVVKVSDMGLARVSWMGIDEQSTNNRLLGTADFVAPEQAINSKSVDARADIYSLGCTLYYLLTGQAPFSGSTIAQRLAKHQTAAPPDVRLIQPDCPTAVAELVMRMMAKRPEDRPKSAAELLVQFERLSGILGSETAAAKKLGQIAPAGEKVMDESFYQATIDDSSLSSDGAVPIATEVTEIDFDSLPPVDLGISGSSPKPAAVSTANPSNLTKPKSNDTNPRSGDSNQMLLLGIGLTVAIAALILVMGMTAYTIMRPQDTPPPRIKSLEDGKGGHVIVVN from the coding sequence ATGACTGCTCCGTCTCAGCCCATTCTCGACGAGCCCACACGCTCTTTCGTTCAACGCTGTTTGTCGGCCGGACTGGTGGACATCAACGACATCAAAAAAGTGGTCGTATCGCTCCAAGCCGACGATCCTGCGATCACCGCAAAACGTCTTGCCGAAGGACTGATTGGCGCGGGACTGCTGACGCATTGGCAAGCCAACAAGTTATTGGCAGGCAAGAGCAAAGGATTCTATCTAGGTAGCTATCGGTTACTGCGTCCGCTTGGAAAAGGCGGCATGGGCGTGGTTTATCTTGGCGAACATCACGTGATGAAGCGATTGATGGCGCTGAAGATCATGCCGCCCGAATCGGTCGCCGACAAACGTCGCGCGGACCGATTTCGCGAGGAAGCTCGCGCGTCGGCACAACTGGATCACCCGAACATTGTCCGCGCCTATGATTTTGCCGAAGCGGGCGGCAAGCTTTACATCGTAATGGAATACATCGACGGCATCGACTTGCAACATGCCGTCCGCCGTGACGGCGTGATGTCGGTACCGCTGGCGCTTGACGCGATCCGTCAAGCGACTTGCGGATTGGCGCACGCACACGACCGCGGCGTTATCCACCGCGACATCAAACCATCGAACCTGATGCTCCGCAGCGATGGCGTGGTCAAAGTCAGCGACATGGGGCTTGCCCGCGTCAGTTGGATGGGAATTGATGAACAATCCACTAACAATCGTTTGCTGGGGACCGCCGACTTTGTGGCTCCCGAACAAGCGATCAACAGCAAGAGCGTCGATGCTCGCGCCGACATCTACTCGCTCGGCTGCACGCTGTATTACTTGTTGACGGGGCAAGCTCCGTTTTCAGGCAGCACCATTGCGCAGCGGTTGGCAAAACATCAAACCGCCGCACCACCGGATGTTCGCTTGATTCAGCCGGATTGCCCCACCGCGGTCGCAGAGCTAGTGATGCGAATGATGGCCAAACGTCCAGAGGACCGCCCAAAGTCGGCTGCGGAATTGCTGGTTCAGTTCGAACGGCTCAGCGGCATCTTGGGAAGCGAAACCGCAGCAGCGAAGAAATTGGGCCAGATCGCGCCGGCAGGCGAAAAGGTAATGGATGAATCGTTTTATCAAGCCACCATCGACGATTCGTCATTGTCTTCCGACGGCGCGGTGCCGATTGCAACCGAAGTCACCGAAATCGACTTTGACAGCTTGCCGCCGGTCGATCTCGGCATCTCTGGCAGCTCGCCCAAGCCCGCAGCGGTGTCGACCGCCAATCCATCAAACTTGACAAAGCCCAAGTCGAACGACACCAATCCACGATCGGGCGATTCGAACCAAATGCTGCTGCTCGGCATCGGGCTAACCGTGGCCATCGCCGCGCTGATTCTTGTCATGGGGATGACCGCCTACACGATCATGCGGCCTCAAGACACACCGCCGCCTCGAATCAAAAGTCTGGAAGATGGAAAAGGCGGTCACGTCATTGTCGTTAACTAA
- the truA gene encoding tRNA pseudouridine(38-40) synthase TruA: MAALVDRTFKLTIAYDGTDYSGWQIQPQKPTIQGMLERALVKLTRQRVHVTGSGRTDAGVHALAQVASLRTANWRASATDLLNAMNVNLPPTIVVTDAVDAPDDFHAIRDAIGKRYRYQLQIGGQRNVFDYRYRWHLYHGIDLDAVTEAAARFVGKHDFASFQAVGSPRKTTTRHVKVCEIIREPSMNPGGTLFSIEIEADGFLYNMVRNIVGTLIEVGKGKYPPQHIDNVIEAANRDAAGPTAPPQALFLKRVDYLPFA, encoded by the coding sequence GTGGCTGCCTTGGTCGATCGCACGTTCAAATTGACCATTGCCTACGATGGAACCGACTATTCCGGTTGGCAAATTCAACCGCAAAAGCCGACGATCCAAGGCATGCTTGAACGTGCGCTCGTCAAATTGACACGCCAACGCGTCCATGTCACCGGCAGCGGACGCACCGATGCCGGAGTGCATGCGTTGGCTCAGGTCGCCAGCTTGCGAACCGCGAATTGGCGTGCCAGCGCGACCGATTTGCTCAACGCGATGAACGTCAACCTGCCACCGACCATCGTGGTCACCGACGCCGTCGACGCGCCCGATGACTTCCACGCAATTCGCGATGCGATTGGCAAACGATACCGCTATCAATTGCAAATCGGAGGCCAGCGGAACGTGTTCGACTATCGCTATCGCTGGCATCTGTATCACGGCATCGATCTGGATGCCGTCACCGAAGCCGCCGCTCGGTTTGTGGGCAAACATGACTTCGCCAGTTTTCAAGCGGTCGGCAGCCCACGCAAAACCACCACCCGGCATGTAAAGGTTTGCGAAATTATCCGTGAACCTTCCATGAATCCTGGCGGCACGTTGTTTTCGATTGAAATCGAAGCCGATGGCTTTCTGTACAACATGGTTCGCAACATCGTGGGCACGTTGATCGAGGTGGGCAAGGGCAAGTATCCCCCCCAGCACATCGACAATGTGATCGAAGCGGCCAATCGCGATGCCGCCGGCCCCACCGCTCCGCCGCAAGCGTTGTTTCTAAAACGCGTCGACTACTTGCCGTTCGCTTGA
- a CDS encoding aspartate-semialdehyde dehydrogenase — MYETLALVGATGAVGRIVLEQLAERELPFKRLKLLASERSVGKEVRFRGETLKVELLEPSAFNNIDLVIASTPDEVSAEFAPWAVKAGAVVVDESGYWRMDPKVPLVVPEVNPEAVDNHQGIIASPNCSTTQMVVALAPLHRAARVRRVVVSTYQATSGAGLAGNEELNDSVRSALVGQTHPPKTFQHPIGFNLIPQIGSEKHEGYTSEEMKMVYETRKILGDEGIQVCPTCVRVPVSTGHSESILVETESPLTLEEAKELFRQAEGITIVDDLQSSKYPMPRDCNGKDDVFIGRIRKDISGGNGITFWCVSDNLRKGAATNAVQIAELMIKRSATKTA; from the coding sequence GTGTACGAAACACTTGCTCTCGTTGGCGCCACCGGTGCGGTTGGCCGGATTGTCCTTGAACAACTTGCCGAGCGTGAACTGCCATTCAAGCGGCTAAAACTGCTTGCGTCGGAGCGATCCGTTGGCAAGGAAGTGCGTTTCCGCGGAGAAACACTGAAGGTGGAATTGCTGGAACCTTCGGCGTTCAACAACATTGATCTTGTCATCGCCAGCACTCCCGATGAAGTCTCGGCCGAATTTGCGCCATGGGCAGTCAAAGCGGGAGCCGTCGTGGTGGACGAAAGCGGTTATTGGCGAATGGACCCCAAGGTTCCTTTGGTGGTTCCCGAGGTCAATCCCGAAGCGGTCGACAATCATCAAGGCATCATCGCTAGCCCCAACTGCAGCACCACGCAGATGGTGGTGGCACTGGCGCCGCTGCATCGGGCGGCTCGCGTTCGCCGCGTCGTTGTTAGCACGTACCAAGCGACCAGCGGAGCGGGGTTGGCAGGCAACGAAGAACTCAACGACAGCGTCCGCAGTGCGTTGGTGGGTCAAACGCATCCACCGAAAACGTTCCAGCACCCGATTGGTTTTAACCTGATTCCACAGATTGGCTCGGAGAAGCACGAAGGCTATACGAGCGAAGAGATGAAGATGGTTTACGAGACACGCAAGATTCTCGGCGACGAGGGCATCCAGGTTTGCCCCACATGTGTGCGTGTCCCCGTTTCCACCGGGCACAGCGAATCGATCCTTGTCGAAACCGAATCTCCTTTGACGCTCGAAGAAGCCAAAGAATTGTTCCGTCAAGCCGAAGGGATCACGATCGTCGACGATCTGCAGAGCAGCAAGTATCCAATGCCTCGCGATTGCAATGGCAAAGACGACGTGTTCATTGGCCGGATCCGCAAAGACATCAGCGGTGGCAACGGCATCACGTTTTGGTGTGTCAGCGACAACCTTCGCAAAGGTGCTGCAACCAACGCGGTCCAGATTGCCGAATTGATGATCAAACGATCGGCCACGAAAACGGCGTAG